A window of the Mesorhizobium opportunistum WSM2075 genome harbors these coding sequences:
- a CDS encoding CgeB family protein codes for MRMVIFGLTVTSSWGNGHATLWRGLIRALAPLGWRISFFEHDTPYYAGARDLDHLDGGNVVLYGGWDDVAQAAAVAVREADAVIVTSYCPDAVQASHLACESCPGLKVFYDLDTAVTLARIEQGDQPPYFGPEGLRDFDLVLSYTGGPALDALKTMLGARLVVPLYGHVDPGHHRPSQPRAEFAGDLSYLGTYADDRQTGVEKLLVAPAVRMPDRRFVIGGAQYPQDFPWSDNIFFVRHLPPADHPAFFCSSRLTLNVTREAMARKGWCPSGRLFEAAACGAAIISDDWPGLESFFEPGKEILLAHSTEDVVAALGLSDGEIEALRRRARERVLDEHTSARRAAELDRILNEAARAPASEQMKEAV; via the coding sequence ATGCGCATGGTCATCTTCGGTCTCACTGTCACTTCCTCCTGGGGAAACGGACACGCCACGCTCTGGCGCGGGCTGATACGAGCGCTCGCGCCACTCGGCTGGCGTATCAGCTTCTTTGAGCACGACACCCCCTACTACGCCGGCGCAAGGGACCTCGACCATCTCGATGGCGGCAACGTGGTGCTCTATGGGGGTTGGGATGATGTTGCCCAGGCCGCGGCGGTCGCGGTCCGGGAGGCTGACGCTGTCATTGTCACCTCCTACTGCCCGGATGCTGTTCAAGCCTCACACCTCGCGTGCGAGAGCTGTCCCGGACTGAAAGTGTTCTATGACCTTGATACTGCGGTGACGCTGGCGCGCATCGAACAAGGCGACCAGCCACCCTATTTCGGCCCGGAAGGGCTTCGCGATTTCGACCTGGTGCTGAGCTACACCGGGGGCCCGGCGCTCGATGCACTCAAGACCATGCTGGGCGCGCGTCTCGTCGTGCCGCTCTATGGCCATGTGGATCCCGGCCACCATCGGCCGTCGCAGCCTCGGGCCGAATTTGCCGGAGATCTGTCCTATCTCGGCACCTATGCCGACGATCGGCAGACCGGCGTCGAAAAATTGCTTGTCGCGCCGGCAGTCCGGATGCCCGATCGCCGCTTTGTCATTGGCGGCGCACAATACCCGCAGGATTTCCCGTGGAGCGACAATATCTTCTTCGTCAGGCATCTGCCGCCCGCCGACCATCCGGCCTTCTTCTGCTCGTCACGTCTGACCCTGAACGTCACCCGCGAGGCGATGGCGCGTAAGGGTTGGTGCCCCTCGGGCCGGTTGTTCGAAGCGGCGGCCTGCGGCGCCGCGATCATTTCAGATGACTGGCCGGGCCTGGAAAGCTTCTTCGAGCCTGGCAAGGAGATACTGCTCGCGCATTCCACGGAAGACGTGGTCGCAGCGCTCGGTTTATCGGATGGCGAGATCGAAGCGCTGCGCCGTAGAGCCCGTGAACGCGTGCTCGATGAACACACATCCGCTCGCCGCGCCGCGGAACTGGATCGAATCCTGAATGAGGCGGCCCGGGCGCCGGCAAGCGAACAGATGAAGGAAGCCGTCTGA
- a CDS encoding sugar phosphate nucleotidyltransferase, which translates to MLGIVPAAGRGSRIQPLGFSKELLPVGSRMDGQTERPCAVSEYLVRRMVRNGVDRICFIIGSGKSDILEYYAAGYDSAAAIFVAQPSPVGLCDAIFRAAPLVMPEETVLIGLPDTIWFPEDGFCQLPDDRLSFLLFPVDRPELFDAVVTDQDGRVEQIQVKQQDAATDWVWGAFKMPGRIFHRLAGLWRERDGCDEYFGTLVNAYLAVGGEALGVKAGLAYVDVGTFNGYRTALRLLENNETSEDEGTPMLVPPSSSQVPYLPGEGG; encoded by the coding sequence ATGTTGGGCATCGTGCCTGCCGCGGGGCGCGGCAGCCGCATTCAACCGCTGGGTTTTTCCAAGGAGTTGCTGCCGGTGGGCAGCCGGATGGACGGGCAAACCGAGCGCCCCTGCGCGGTCAGCGAATATCTGGTGCGCCGAATGGTGCGCAACGGCGTCGACAGGATCTGCTTCATCATCGGCTCGGGCAAGTCGGACATACTCGAATATTATGCCGCCGGCTATGACAGCGCCGCCGCTATCTTCGTGGCCCAGCCCTCTCCGGTCGGCCTTTGCGACGCGATCTTCCGCGCCGCGCCTCTCGTCATGCCGGAAGAAACGGTGCTGATCGGTCTGCCGGATACGATCTGGTTTCCCGAGGACGGCTTCTGCCAACTTCCGGACGACCGTCTGTCGTTCCTGCTGTTTCCTGTGGACCGGCCGGAGCTTTTCGACGCCGTCGTCACCGATCAGGATGGCCGGGTCGAGCAGATCCAGGTCAAGCAGCAGGACGCGGCCACGGACTGGGTATGGGGAGCATTCAAGATGCCGGGCCGCATCTTTCACCGGCTCGCGGGGCTCTGGCGCGAGCGGGATGGTTGCGACGAATATTTCGGCACGCTGGTCAATGCCTATCTGGCCGTCGGAGGTGAAGCCTTAGGCGTCAAGGCGGGCTTGGCCTATGTCGATGTGGGGACGTTCAACGGCTACCGCACGGCACTGCGGCTACTTGAAAACAACGAAACGTCGGAAGACGAAGGCACGCCGATGTTGGTGCCGCC